The following DNA comes from Gammaproteobacteria bacterium.
AAGGGTACGGCGAGGTGGGATCCCGCCCAGGAGTTGTAGACGACCCAGCCGGTCCTGCCAGCCATCAATATGGAGATTGATGGCTGGCGACTGGATCAATCGATGTGGCGTGGCACCGCCGTGATGGCAATCGCCGGGGATGCCGGATAACGTCGCAGTCTATTTCAACCCGCGCAGTTCCTGTTCCGTCAGATTGCGCCATTGGCCGGGCCTCAGGTTGCCGAGCTGGATGTGCATGATGCGGATTCGCCGCAGGCGCTTCACTTCGTAGCCGAATACCTCGCACATACGCCGGATCTGCCGGTTCAGTCCCTGCGTGAGGATGATGCGGAAGGCGAATTTGTCGATGCGGGTGACCTTGCAGGGTTTGGTGCGCTCGCCGAGGATCTTCACGCCGCGGGCCATGCCGGCGAGAAACTCCGCGGTGACCGGCCGGTCGACGGTGACGATATATTCTTTCTCGTGATTGTTCTCCGAGCGCAGCACGCCGTTGACGGCGTCGCCGTCGCTGGTGAGCAGGATCAGACCCTCGGAGTCCTTGTCCAGGCGCCCGATGGGGAAGATACGCTGGCCATGGTCGACGAAGTCGATGA
Coding sequences within:
- the rluF gene encoding 23S rRNA pseudouridine(2604) synthase RluF, which translates into the protein MRLNKYISETGVCSRREADTWISQGRVTLNGRRAVLGDQVNEGDEVRVDQRVVGARRKRHVYICLNKPVGVTCTTERHVAGNIIDFVDHGQRIFPIGRLDKDSEGLILLTSDGDAVNGVLRSENNHEKEYIVTVDRPVTAEFLAGMARGVKILGERTKPCKVTRIDKFAFRIILTQGLNRQIRRMCEVFGYEVKRLRRIRIMHIQLGNLRPGQWRNLTEQELRGLK